Part of the Variovorax sp. PAMC 28711 genome is shown below.
ATCGCCTGCGTGCTCTACGCCGGCTACACGATGGGCCTGCGCGGGCGGCCCGCCGTGCCGGGCATCGTGTTCTTCGCGGCGATGGCGGCCGTCGCCTGCCTCAGTTCGCTGCCACTGCTGGCCTGGGAGGTGGCGAGCGGGCAGTTCATCGTGCCGACCGCCACGGGCCTCGCGTTGATGGCTTTCGTCGGCCTGCTGCCGTCCTTCGTCACGCAGCTCACTTTCATCCGTGCGGTGGAACTCATCGGCCCCTCGCGCGCCGGCGTTTTCCTCAATCTGGTGCCGATCTTCGGACCGCTGCTCGCGGTGATCGTGCTGGGCGAACCGCTCTCGCCGTACCACGCGGTGGCGCTCGTGCTGGTGCTCGGCGGTATCGCGGTGGCAGAACATTTGGGTGCACGCCGACGCTGATTCGTTTTCGTTTCTAAACTGGTGCCTCGACAGCTCCCAGAATCCCGCGTTTGACCGATCTCGTTCTCCACATCCACACCGCGCCATCGGACATCGATGCCGCCGCCTGGAACGACCTGCTCGCGCAGCAGGCGGCGCCCTCGCCTTTCATGCGGCACGAATACCTGGCCGCGATGCACGACAGCCAGAGCGCGACGCCCGAAAGCGGCTGGACCGCCGCCTTCGTGACCTTGAAGCGCGGCAAGCAACTCGTGGCGGCCTGCCCGGTCTACGTCAAGGACCATTCCTACGGCGAGTACGTCTTCGACTTTGCCTGGGCCAATGCCTACGAACAGAACGGCCTCTCCTACTACCCGAAAGCCGTGGTCGCGGTGCCGTTCACGCCCGTGCCCGGCGCACGCCTGCTGGCGCGCGACCCTGAGAGCCGGGCCTTGTTGGTGCACGGGCTCATCCAGTGGTGCAAGCAGGAATCGCTGTCCTCGCTGCATCTGCTGTTCGGTGCAGAAGACGACATCAAGGCCTGCGAAGACGCCGGTCTGATGCTCCGCCACACAGTCCAGTTCCACTGGACGCACGGCGGCTGGGCCGACTTCGAGGCGTTCCTTGCGAGCCTCTCGCACGACAAGCGCAAGAAGATCCGCCAGGAGCGCCGAAAGGTCGCCGATGCAGGTGTGACCTTCCGCTGGTCACGCGGCGCCGACATCACGCCGGCCGACTGGGATTTTTTCTACCTCTGCTACGCCCGCACCTACCGCGAGCACGGCAACGCGCCCTACCTCACGCGCGACTTCTTCCAGCGCGTGGCCGACACGCTGCCGCAAGCCTGGCTCCTGTTCGTCGCCGAGCGCGAGGGCAAGCCGATCGCGACGAGCTTGATCGCGCTCAGCGCCGACGAGCCGGGCGTGTCGTGCACCGCGGGGCCGAAAGTCGCGTACGGCCGCTATTGGGGCGCGCTGGAACGCGTCGATTGTCTGCATTTCGAGGCCTGCTATTACCGGCCGCTGCAGTGGTGCATCGACCACGGCGTGGAGCGCTTCGAAGGCGGCGCGCAGGGCGAACACAAGATGGCGCGCGCGCTGATGCCGGTCAAGACGACCAGCGCCCACTGGCTCGCCCACCCGTCCTTCGCGGACGCGGTCGAGCGCTTTCTGGAACGCGAAGACGCCGGCATCGACAACTACATGGCGCATCTGGATGAACGCAGCCCGTTCAAGGCCGGCCATATCGAAACCCATATGGTCGCCATACACAAAAAGGACTGACGCGGGCCGCGGCGCGATCTAGCATCCGCCGCGCAAACCGCCGGAGATTGCGATGCCCCGACTTATCGTCCTGCAGCAAGCAGGCGCCGCCAGGCAGATTCACCTCAACGAGTTTCCCTTCGTAGTCGGGCGCGCCTCGACCTGCGAACTCGTGCTCGAGAGCGCAGAGGTGAGCCGCGCGCACGCCGTGTTCGAGAGCGCCGACGACGAAGTTCGCGTGCGCGACCTGAGAAGCAACAACGGCACCCGTGTGAACGGAGAACGCGTCGACAGCTGCATCCTGGCCGACGGCGACGAGGTGCAGGTCGGCAAGTGCGTGATCCGCTTCCTGGCAAGCGGCGGCGAGGTGAGCGACGCCGAAGTGCTGCGCCTCATCACCGTGCCGGGCAAACTCACCGACCTCGAGCTGCGGAAGCTCGCACCCACCGAAAAAAGCTGAGCCTTACTTCGGCATCAGAACCGTGTCGATGGCGTGGATCACGCCATTGCTCGCCTTGACGTCGGCTGCCACGACCTTGGCACCGTTCACCGTCACGCCGCCGGACGTGGCCAGCGTGAGGCTGCCACCTTCCACCGTCTTCACCATGCCGGGCTTGACGTCCTTGGCCATCACCGCGCCGGACACCACGTGGTACGTCAGCACCTTGGTGAGCATGGCCTTGTCGGCGAGCAGCGCGTCGAGTTGCGCCTTGGGCACCTTGGCGAACGCAGCGTCGGTCGGAGCGAACACGGTGAAGGGGCCCGGACCTTTCAGCGTGTCGACCAGTCCGGCGGCCTGCACCGCGGTGACCAGCGTCTTGAAGTTTCCGGCCTTCACGGCGGTGTCGACGATGTCCTGCGCAAACGCAGTCACAGCACCGGTGGCAAGGGCAAGGGCGATCAAAGTCTTCTTCATGATTGGCTCCAAAAAGTGAGGATTAAGTCACACCAAAAAACTGGTGCGGTTTGAATATATACCAATCAGTCTCCTAAATACTATCTGGTCTTTTTTATAACCATTTGGTATTTTCGGAGCGATCGCCCAGCAAAAAGCGCCTGCATCTTGCGATGCAGGCGCCTCGGATTCAACCTCTCGCGAAGATCAGGCCGCGCCGAGCGGCTTGTACGCGGCGATGCCGTCAAGCACTTCCTTTTTGGCGGCTTCGATGCCTTCCCAGCCGAGGATCTTGACCCACTTGCCTTCTTCCAGGTCCTTGTAGTGCTCGAAGAAATGGCTGATGGCCTTCAGGCGCATCGGGTTCACGTCGTCGATCGACTTCCAGTGGCTGTAGATCGGCAGCACCTTGGTGGTGGGCACGGCCAGCACCTTGCCGTCGACGCCCGCTTCGTCTTCCATCATCAGGATGCCCAGCGGCCGGCATGGCACGACCACGCCCGGCAGCAGCGGATACGGCGCGATCACCAGTACATCGACCGGATCGCCGTCGCCGCTCAGTGTTTGCGGCACGTAGCCGTAGTTGGCGGGGTAGTACATCGCCGTCGTCATGAAACGGTCGACGAACAGCGCGCCGGATTCCTTGTCCACTTCGTACTTGATCGGGTCCGAGTTCATCGGGATCTCGATCACCACATTGAAGGCGTCGGGAACGTTCTTGCCGGGGGAAACTTTGTCGAAGGACATGTCTTTTGTTCGAGTGATGGAAAGGGACCGCGAAGGACTCGCGAGGATGCGGACAAACCCGAATTTT
Proteins encoded:
- a CDS encoding fasciclin domain-containing protein, which produces MKKTLIALALATGAVTAFAQDIVDTAVKAGNFKTLVTAVQAAGLVDTLKGPGPFTVFAPTDAAFAKVPKAQLDALLADKAMLTKVLTYHVVSGAVMAKDVKPGMVKTVEGGSLTLATSGGVTVNGAKVVAADVKASNGVIHAIDTVLMPK
- a CDS encoding FHA domain-containing protein; this encodes MPRLIVLQQAGAARQIHLNEFPFVVGRASTCELVLESAEVSRAHAVFESADDEVRVRDLRSNNGTRVNGERVDSCILADGDEVQVGKCVIRFLASGGEVSDAEVLRLITVPGKLTDLELRKLAPTEKS
- the ppa gene encoding inorganic diphosphatase, giving the protein MSFDKVSPGKNVPDAFNVVIEIPMNSDPIKYEVDKESGALFVDRFMTTAMYYPANYGYVPQTLSGDGDPVDVLVIAPYPLLPGVVVPCRPLGILMMEDEAGVDGKVLAVPTTKVLPIYSHWKSIDDVNPMRLKAISHFFEHYKDLEEGKWVKILGWEGIEAAKKEVLDGIAAYKPLGAA
- a CDS encoding GNAT family N-acetyltransferase, whose translation is MTDLVLHIHTAPSDIDAAAWNDLLAQQAAPSPFMRHEYLAAMHDSQSATPESGWTAAFVTLKRGKQLVAACPVYVKDHSYGEYVFDFAWANAYEQNGLSYYPKAVVAVPFTPVPGARLLARDPESRALLVHGLIQWCKQESLSSLHLLFGAEDDIKACEDAGLMLRHTVQFHWTHGGWADFEAFLASLSHDKRKKIRQERRKVADAGVTFRWSRGADITPADWDFFYLCYARTYREHGNAPYLTRDFFQRVADTLPQAWLLFVAEREGKPIATSLIALSADEPGVSCTAGPKVAYGRYWGALERVDCLHFEACYYRPLQWCIDHGVERFEGGAQGEHKMARALMPVKTTSAHWLAHPSFADAVERFLEREDAGIDNYMAHLDERSPFKAGHIETHMVAIHKKD